One stretch of Aeromicrobium fastidiosum DNA includes these proteins:
- a CDS encoding alanine racemase: MSGFELDVDAARWRRHVAATVEARRGLVPVIKGNGYGLGRSLLAMEAAAVGLGTIAVGTYAEVPGALASFAGDVMVMTPWRPFFTDAVLDDRVIHTLGRISDVADLAALAPSARVLLEGETSMSRHGLDRHELAAAVAALGDLRLEGFAIHLPLQAASGGPGRPGGNVAEAESWAAALETSQVDTTTLYVSHLTPGEVGALAARRPQLDIRPRIGTSLWLGDLGALSVRATVLDSHLVSRGEHIGYRQRAMPRDGTLLVIAGGTSHGIGLEAPKASSGAVQRGKLLAKGGLEAAGLSLSPFTIAGKQRWFAEPPHMQASMIFVPASVTAPEVGDAVDVAVRFTTATFDSINLR, from the coding sequence ATGAGCGGCTTCGAGCTCGACGTCGACGCCGCCCGCTGGCGCCGGCACGTCGCCGCGACCGTCGAGGCCCGCCGCGGCCTGGTGCCGGTCATCAAGGGCAACGGCTACGGCCTGGGTCGCAGCCTGCTCGCGATGGAGGCCGCCGCCGTGGGGCTCGGCACGATCGCTGTCGGCACCTATGCCGAGGTGCCGGGAGCGCTCGCGTCGTTCGCGGGCGACGTCATGGTGATGACGCCGTGGCGCCCGTTCTTCACCGACGCGGTGCTCGACGATCGCGTCATCCACACGCTCGGCCGCATCAGTGACGTCGCCGACCTGGCCGCGCTGGCCCCCAGTGCCCGTGTCCTGCTCGAGGGCGAGACGTCGATGTCGCGCCACGGGCTCGACCGGCACGAGCTCGCCGCGGCCGTCGCCGCCCTGGGCGACCTGAGGCTCGAGGGCTTCGCGATCCACCTGCCGCTGCAGGCGGCGTCCGGGGGGCCAGGCCGTCCAGGAGGCAATGTCGCCGAGGCCGAGAGCTGGGCCGCGGCCCTCGAGACGTCACAGGTCGACACCACCACGTTGTACGTCTCGCACCTCACTCCCGGCGAGGTCGGTGCGCTCGCCGCCCGCCGCCCGCAGCTCGACATCCGCCCCCGCATCGGGACGTCACTGTGGCTCGGCGACCTCGGCGCACTGTCGGTGCGCGCGACGGTTCTCGACTCGCACCTCGTGTCGCGCGGCGAGCACATCGGCTACCGCCAGCGCGCGATGCCCCGTGACGGCACCCTTCTGGTCATCGCCGGCGGCACCAGCCACGGCATAGGGCTCGAGGCACCCAAGGCGTCGTCCGGTGCGGTGCAGCGCGGCAAGCTGCTGGCCAAGGGCGGGCTCGAGGCCGCGGGTCTGTCGCTGTCGCCGTTCACGATCGCCGGCAAGCAGCGCTGGTTCGCCGAGCCCCCGCACATGCAGGCCAGCATGATCTTCGTGCCGGCCAGCGTCACGGCCCCCGAGGTCGGCGACGCCGTCGACGTCGCGGTGCGATTCACCACCGCGACGTTCGACAGCATCAACCTGCGCTAG
- a CDS encoding transglycosylase domain-containing protein, whose protein sequence is MAAQRKRPSTSRSAPKSKSTRSSSTKASAKKSTAGAGGLFAVGRKIGGRGPWWTKTLRWFSFLVVSGVLAAALTFFVLYRAISIPDANADFQTQTTQVYYSDGKHKIGEFALQDRESVSIDEIPASMQAAAIAAEDRTFYTNRGIDLKGILRAVRDNTTSGEIQGGGSTITQQYVKILYLTQERSYTRKVKEAVLSIKIHNQLSKKQILEGYLNTIYFGNGSYGIQVASQNYFGKPASELNYAQSALLATIINSPSYYDPYAEGAQARIQPRFTYVLEGMVKSNAITAEEAAKFSDTLPEVQPKKDLNRFGGTKGFLLAAVKDQMQKLEFSPSQIEGGGLRIVTTFDYEDQKDAVESVKANRPSGAPELHPALVSVQPGTGAVRAMYGGPDYLKSEQNWAMLGTQPGSTFKVFAIIAALEDGYSLQTKLNGNSPLMINGKIATYNQGDGGGGSFGSIPLSKATEESVNTAFVDLTNQMSEDGDISVGAKKVLAAAKAAGIPASVADAIDPVAVTPLGYAPVAPIDMANAYATLAAGGKRADWYMIQKVTDFQGSVMHEHENKTKRTIPEDVVADTVSAMQGVVRSGTGVNGRTVCTTAGKTGTATAGTDTDQYVSSSWFAGITPKLATAVMYNRGKGNEDLEGYMLPTFFGGQTPARTFKAYMDRALNPSECGTFPPAANIKADKGTTYVAPKPKPTKKPKPQPSRTIEQPDPEPTQPPAPEPTVPPAPEPVPTTPPAQPTTPAPTGTPPVVGP, encoded by the coding sequence TTGGCAGCCCAGCGAAAGCGCCCCTCGACGTCGAGGAGCGCCCCGAAGAGCAAGAGCACGCGGTCGTCCTCGACGAAGGCCTCGGCCAAGAAGTCGACCGCCGGAGCGGGCGGACTCTTCGCGGTCGGACGCAAGATCGGTGGCCGCGGACCGTGGTGGACCAAGACGCTGCGGTGGTTCTCGTTCCTCGTGGTCTCGGGCGTGCTCGCCGCGGCACTGACGTTCTTCGTGCTCTACCGGGCGATCAGCATTCCCGACGCCAACGCCGACTTCCAGACCCAGACGACGCAGGTCTACTACTCCGACGGCAAGCACAAGATCGGCGAGTTCGCGCTGCAGGACCGTGAGAGCGTCTCGATCGACGAGATCCCGGCCTCGATGCAGGCCGCGGCGATCGCCGCGGAGGACCGCACGTTCTACACCAACCGCGGCATCGACCTGAAGGGCATCCTGCGCGCCGTCCGCGACAACACGACGAGCGGCGAGATCCAGGGCGGCGGCTCGACCATCACGCAGCAGTACGTCAAGATCCTCTACCTGACGCAGGAGCGGTCGTACACGCGCAAGGTCAAGGAAGCCGTCCTCTCGATCAAGATCCACAACCAGCTCAGCAAGAAGCAGATCCTCGAGGGCTACCTCAACACGATCTACTTCGGCAACGGCTCGTACGGCATCCAGGTCGCCTCGCAGAACTACTTCGGCAAGCCGGCGTCCGAGCTCAACTACGCGCAGTCGGCGCTGCTCGCGACCATCATCAACAGCCCCAGCTACTACGACCCGTACGCCGAGGGTGCGCAGGCGCGCATCCAGCCGCGGTTCACCTACGTGCTCGAGGGCATGGTCAAGTCGAACGCCATCACGGCCGAGGAGGCCGCGAAGTTCTCCGACACGCTGCCCGAGGTGCAGCCCAAGAAGGACCTCAACCGCTTCGGCGGCACCAAGGGCTTCTTGCTGGCGGCGGTCAAGGACCAGATGCAGAAGCTCGAGTTCAGCCCCTCGCAGATCGAGGGCGGTGGCCTGCGCATCGTCACGACGTTCGACTACGAGGACCAGAAGGACGCCGTCGAGTCGGTCAAGGCCAACCGCCCGTCCGGTGCCCCCGAGCTGCACCCGGCACTCGTGTCGGTGCAGCCCGGCACCGGTGCGGTGCGCGCGATGTACGGCGGGCCCGACTACCTCAAGAGCGAGCAGAACTGGGCGATGCTGGGCACTCAGCCCGGATCGACGTTCAAGGTCTTCGCGATCATCGCGGCGCTGGAGGACGGCTACAGCCTGCAGACCAAGCTCAACGGAAACTCCCCCCTCATGATCAACGGCAAGATCGCCACCTACAACCAGGGCGATGGTGGCGGTGGCTCCTTCGGCAGCATCCCGCTGTCGAAGGCGACCGAGGAGTCGGTCAACACGGCGTTCGTCGACCTCACCAACCAGATGAGCGAGGACGGCGACATCTCGGTGGGCGCCAAGAAGGTGCTCGCCGCGGCCAAGGCCGCGGGCATTCCCGCCTCCGTGGCCGATGCGATCGATCCTGTGGCCGTGACGCCGCTCGGCTATGCGCCCGTGGCACCGATCGACATGGCCAACGCCTACGCCACGTTGGCGGCCGGCGGCAAGCGAGCCGACTGGTACATGATCCAGAAGGTCACCGACTTCCAGGGCTCGGTGATGCACGAGCACGAGAACAAGACCAAGCGCACGATCCCCGAGGACGTCGTCGCCGACACCGTCTCGGCGATGCAGGGAGTCGTGAGGTCTGGCACCGGCGTCAACGGGCGGACGGTCTGCACGACCGCCGGCAAGACCGGTACGGCCACCGCCGGCACCGACACCGACCAGTACGTGTCGTCGTCGTGGTTCGCTGGCATCACGCCCAAGCTCGCGACAGCCGTGATGTACAACCGCGGCAAGGGCAACGAAGACCTCGAGGGCTACATGCTGCCGACGTTCTTCGGCGGTCAGACACCTGCCCGCACGTTCAAGGCCTACATGGATCGGGCCCTCAACCCCTCCGAGTGCGGCACCTTCCCGCCGGCAGCCAACATCAAGGCCGACAAGGGCACGACGTACGTCGCGCCGAAGCCCAAGCCGACCAAGAAGCCCAAGCCGCAGCCGTCGCGCACGATCGAGCAGCCGGATCCCGAGCCGACGCAGCCGCCGGCACCGGAGCCGACCGTCCCGCCGGCACCGGAGCCGGTGCCGACCACGCCGCCGGCGCAGCCGACGACCCCGGCACCGACGGGGACCCCGCCGGTCGTCGGCCCCTAG
- a CDS encoding circularly permuted type 2 ATP-grasp protein, producing MDTSELFDGYGPVAGFDEMFEGTEVRPSYGQVHTSFETMGADEVRLRADSLASSYLEQGVTFGVEGEERPFPLDIAPRLIEADDWDHVEKGVRQRVLALEKFLADAYGPGELFADGVVPRDTVVTSPHYHRVVAGLEPANGVRVHVAGVDLIRDGNGDFRVLEDNVRVPSGVSYVMTNRRALSAALPEVFADHRIRPVSHYSQQLLAALRKAAPAGVSDPTVVVLTPGVFNSAYFEHTLLARTMGVELVEGRDLVCRSGRVMMRTTQGLEPVHVIYRRIDDEFLDPVQFRPDSALGVPGIINAARAGHVTIANAVGNGVADDKLLYTYVPDLIRYYLSEEPILRNVDTWRMGEADQREEVLDRLDELVLKPVDGSGGKGIVIGPAASKAELDELRGKILLDPRAWIAQPVISLSTVPTLVEDGIRPRHVDLRPFAVHDGDDVFVLPGGLTRVALPEGELIVNSSRGGGSKDTWVLARPSDPDDEGEIAPTASPVSGIAQSAGPALDTDAGEIHVQEQEQQQQQILSTDRPPSSSTGEEEPTC from the coding sequence GTGGACACCTCTGAGCTCTTCGACGGCTATGGCCCCGTTGCCGGATTTGACGAGATGTTCGAGGGCACCGAGGTCAGGCCCAGCTACGGGCAGGTGCACACGTCGTTCGAGACGATGGGCGCCGACGAGGTGCGCCTGCGGGCCGACTCGCTCGCGTCCTCCTACCTCGAGCAGGGGGTCACGTTCGGCGTCGAGGGCGAGGAGCGGCCGTTCCCGCTCGACATCGCACCGCGCCTGATCGAGGCCGACGACTGGGACCACGTCGAGAAGGGTGTGCGGCAGAGGGTCCTCGCGCTCGAGAAGTTCCTCGCCGACGCCTACGGTCCCGGCGAGCTGTTCGCCGACGGCGTCGTGCCCCGCGACACCGTCGTCACCTCCCCCCACTATCACCGCGTCGTCGCAGGCCTCGAGCCCGCGAACGGCGTGCGCGTGCACGTCGCCGGTGTCGACCTGATCCGCGACGGCAACGGCGACTTCCGGGTGCTCGAGGACAACGTGCGCGTCCCGTCGGGCGTCTCGTACGTCATGACCAACCGTCGTGCGCTGTCGGCCGCGCTGCCCGAGGTGTTCGCCGACCACCGCATCCGCCCGGTGTCCCACTACTCGCAGCAGCTGCTCGCCGCGCTGCGCAAGGCCGCCCCCGCGGGAGTCAGCGATCCCACGGTCGTCGTGCTGACGCCGGGCGTCTTCAACTCCGCCTACTTCGAGCACACGCTGCTGGCCCGGACGATGGGCGTCGAGCTCGTCGAGGGCCGCGACCTCGTGTGCCGCTCGGGCCGCGTGATGATGCGGACGACGCAGGGTCTCGAGCCGGTCCACGTGATCTACCGCCGCATCGACGACGAGTTCCTCGACCCGGTGCAGTTCCGTCCCGACTCGGCCCTCGGCGTGCCCGGCATCATCAACGCGGCCCGCGCCGGCCACGTCACGATCGCCAACGCGGTCGGCAACGGCGTCGCCGACGACAAGCTGCTCTACACGTACGTGCCCGACCTCATCCGCTACTACCTCTCGGAGGAGCCGATCCTGCGCAATGTCGACACGTGGCGCATGGGCGAGGCCGATCAGCGCGAGGAGGTGCTCGACCGGCTCGACGAGCTCGTGCTCAAGCCTGTCGACGGCTCCGGCGGCAAGGGCATCGTGATCGGACCGGCCGCCTCCAAGGCCGAGCTCGACGAGCTGCGCGGCAAGATCCTGCTCGACCCGCGGGCGTGGATCGCCCAGCCGGTCATCTCGCTGTCGACCGTCCCGACCCTGGTGGAGGACGGCATCCGTCCCCGCCACGTCGACCTGCGGCCCTTCGCGGTGCACGACGGCGACGACGTCTTCGTGCTGCCCGGCGGACTCACGCGCGTCGCGCTGCCGGAGGGCGAGCTGATCGTCAACTCCAGCCGCGGCGGCGGCTCCAAGGACACCTGGGTGCTGGCCCGCCCGAGCGACCCGGACGACGAGGGCGAGATCGCACCGACTGCGTCGCCCGTGTCGGGCATCGCGCAGTCGGCCGGCCCGGCGCTCGACACCGACGCCGGGGAGATCCACGTGCAGGAGCAGGAACAGCAGCAACAGCAGATCCTTTCGACAGACCGTCCCCCGAGCTCGTCGACGGGCGAGGAGGAGCCGACATGCTGA
- a CDS encoding HNH endonuclease — protein sequence MSDAHVLVLNASYEPLQRVSMRHAIKMLVREVAVIEEAAVGTFGPFPVPKVLRLVRYVVTRWMHRRSNLCTKSAIKARDKMCAYCGGKAETVDHVIPRSRGGALTWENAVAACVRCNHRKADRTPAEAGMTLLVVPRQPQYEVPA from the coding sequence ATGTCCGATGCGCACGTGCTCGTGCTGAACGCGAGCTACGAGCCCCTGCAGCGCGTATCGATGCGGCACGCCATCAAGATGCTGGTGCGCGAGGTCGCCGTGATCGAGGAGGCCGCGGTCGGCACGTTCGGACCGTTCCCGGTGCCGAAGGTGCTGCGACTCGTCCGCTACGTCGTGACCCGGTGGATGCACCGCCGCTCCAACCTGTGCACCAAGTCGGCGATCAAGGCCCGCGACAAGATGTGCGCCTACTGCGGTGGCAAGGCCGAGACGGTCGACCACGTCATCCCGCGCAGCCGTGGTGGTGCGCTGACGTGGGAGAACGCCGTGGCGGCGTGCGTCCGGTGCAATCACCGCAAGGCCGACCGCACCCCGGCCGAGGCCGGCATGACCCTGCTCGTCGTGCCCCGCCAGCCCCAGTACGAGGTCCCCGCCTGA
- a CDS encoding siderophore-interacting protein — protein sequence MKTYTATVLGKRQLSAHLVTVTLGGLHDYATTGVPDEYIRLLIPPVGAELALPEIDEKWAITYPEGAVEPDFRVYTISDHRVVEGVTQIDLDIALHDEGVGSDWVRRCQRGEQVGLIEPHGLYAAPADVAWQLLVADITGLPALARILRGLSAGQKVVAHVVLTDPADEIPLPSAADVDVTWQVVAKDTDICEALADAVTSRELPASDRYVWLAGEARASRAARRHLRRELKWPQSDFYTCGYWQIEAEKWNARYEEVAAVVEQKSAEVQQQVGDDQGAYLDALDDIYESVGL from the coding sequence GTGAAGACGTACACCGCGACCGTGCTGGGCAAGCGACAGCTGTCGGCCCACCTGGTCACCGTGACCCTGGGCGGCCTGCACGACTACGCCACGACCGGGGTGCCCGACGAGTACATCCGCCTGCTGATCCCGCCGGTCGGGGCCGAGCTCGCCCTGCCCGAGATCGACGAGAAGTGGGCCATCACGTATCCCGAGGGTGCCGTCGAGCCCGACTTCCGGGTGTACACGATCTCCGACCACCGGGTCGTCGAGGGCGTGACCCAGATCGACCTCGACATCGCCCTGCACGACGAGGGCGTCGGCTCCGACTGGGTGCGTCGGTGCCAGCGTGGCGAGCAGGTCGGCCTGATCGAGCCGCACGGCCTCTACGCCGCGCCCGCCGACGTGGCGTGGCAGCTGCTGGTCGCCGACATCACCGGACTGCCGGCGCTGGCCCGCATCCTGCGCGGCCTGTCCGCCGGGCAGAAGGTCGTCGCCCACGTCGTCCTGACCGATCCCGCCGACGAGATCCCGCTGCCGAGCGCTGCCGACGTCGACGTCACGTGGCAGGTCGTCGCGAAGGACACCGACATCTGCGAGGCGCTGGCCGATGCCGTCACGTCACGCGAGCTGCCGGCATCCGACCGCTACGTGTGGCTCGCCGGTGAAGCGCGCGCCAGCCGGGCCGCGCGTCGTCACCTGCGTCGCGAGCTCAAGTGGCCGCAGTCCGACTTCTACACCTGCGGCTACTGGCAGATCGAGGCCGAGAAGTGGAACGCCCGCTACGAGGAGGTCGCGGCGGTCGTCGAGCAGAAGTCGGCCGAGGTTCAGCAGCAGGTCGGCGACGACCAGGGGGCCTACCTCGACGCCCTCGACGACATCTACGAGTCTGTCGGGCTGTAG
- a CDS encoding lipid II:glycine glycyltransferase FemX yields the protein MTTPASRAALTVRPIDASEHLDFVRGRSSVSFLQTPAWAAVKAEWRGESIGWFDGTTIVGSALVLYRQLPKLKRYLAYLPEGPDIDWTDADLARWLTPMAAHLKAQGAFGIRMGPPVVTRRWHAGTIKQAIADPVLGSLSEVPADELDDTAIGVVATLEQLGWNEIPTTGGFSAGQPKFNFQLPLAGRDEDAVLAGMNQLWRRNIKKAAKAGVEITTGTRDDLAEFHAVYAETAERDHFTPRPLPYFERMWDAMTAEEPDRVVLYLAHHEGDLVAATTMVRVGTHAWYSYGASTTAKRDVRGSNAIQWQMIRDAMAAGATTYDMRGITETLDSDDSHVGLIQFKVGTGGEAVEYLGEWDLPLNRALHRGFTTYMRRRG from the coding sequence GTGACGACACCAGCCTCCCGGGCAGCCCTGACCGTCCGCCCGATCGACGCCTCCGAGCACCTCGACTTCGTGCGCGGCCGATCGTCCGTCAGCTTCCTGCAGACGCCGGCCTGGGCCGCGGTCAAGGCGGAGTGGCGAGGTGAGTCGATCGGCTGGTTCGACGGGACGACGATCGTCGGGTCAGCCCTGGTGCTCTACCGGCAGCTGCCGAAGCTCAAGCGCTACCTCGCCTATCTGCCCGAGGGCCCCGACATCGACTGGACCGACGCCGACCTGGCCCGGTGGCTGACGCCCATGGCGGCGCACCTCAAGGCGCAGGGTGCGTTCGGCATCCGCATGGGTCCGCCGGTCGTGACGCGCCGGTGGCACGCCGGCACGATCAAGCAGGCCATCGCCGATCCCGTCCTCGGCTCGTTGTCGGAGGTGCCGGCCGATGAGCTCGACGACACCGCGATCGGAGTCGTCGCGACGCTCGAGCAGCTGGGATGGAACGAGATCCCCACGACGGGTGGCTTCTCGGCCGGGCAGCCCAAGTTCAACTTCCAGCTGCCGCTGGCCGGGCGCGACGAGGACGCGGTGCTCGCCGGCATGAACCAGCTGTGGCGGCGCAACATCAAGAAGGCCGCCAAGGCCGGCGTCGAGATCACGACCGGCACCCGCGACGACCTCGCCGAGTTCCACGCCGTCTACGCCGAGACCGCCGAGCGCGACCACTTCACACCGCGTCCCCTGCCCTACTTCGAGCGCATGTGGGACGCCATGACGGCCGAGGAGCCCGACCGGGTCGTGCTGTACCTCGCGCACCACGAGGGCGACCTCGTCGCCGCCACCACGATGGTGCGCGTCGGCACCCACGCCTGGTACTCGTACGGCGCCTCCACCACGGCCAAGCGCGACGTCCGCGGGTCCAACGCGATCCAGTGGCAGATGATCCGCGATGCGATGGCCGCCGGCGCGACGACCTACGACATGCGCGGCATCACCGAGACCCTCGATTCGGACGACTCGCACGTCGGCCTGATCCAGTTCAAGGTGGGCACCGGGGGCGAGGCGGTCGAGTACCTCGGCGAGTGGGACCTCCCCCTCAACCGAGCCCTGCACCGCGGGTTCACGACCTACATGAGGAGACGAGGATGA
- a CDS encoding alpha-E domain-containing protein, whose translation MLSRIAESLFWIGRYLERADDTARILDVQMQVLIEDPGMDERTSCEQLLSVMGVEGYTGNPNRWMMLDLLAHNPDSPVSIAAAIGAARESSRRARETLSTDIWAAINTTWRGLSTARAMRPPDMFNWVRNRTAMISGIADSTMSRDDGWHFYMLGRSIERVDMTARLLSTAALASGPQVAWPTTLRACGAYESFIRAYRGIEADRQAAEFLLLDRWFPRSIVSSLAEAERALGNLAASGQRSGFSDEAQRLLGRARTELEYRPLADIVFDLPVEMERLQRSCAAASDAVSARYFAESEVHTWRGGVMI comes from the coding sequence ATGCTGAGCCGCATCGCCGAGTCGCTGTTCTGGATCGGCCGCTACCTCGAGCGCGCCGACGACACCGCCCGCATCCTCGACGTCCAGATGCAGGTGCTGATCGAGGATCCCGGCATGGACGAGCGCACGTCGTGCGAGCAGCTGCTGTCGGTCATGGGGGTCGAGGGCTACACGGGCAACCCCAACCGCTGGATGATGCTCGACCTGCTGGCGCACAACCCCGACTCGCCGGTGTCGATCGCCGCGGCGATCGGTGCCGCCCGCGAGAGCTCGCGTCGAGCGCGCGAGACCCTGTCGACTGACATCTGGGCTGCGATCAACACGACGTGGCGAGGTCTCAGCACGGCTCGGGCCATGCGTCCGCCGGACATGTTCAACTGGGTGCGCAACCGCACCGCCATGATCTCGGGCATCGCCGACTCGACGATGTCGCGCGACGACGGCTGGCACTTCTACATGCTGGGTCGCAGCATCGAGCGCGTCGACATGACCGCGCGCCTGTTGTCGACTGCGGCGCTCGCATCGGGCCCGCAGGTCGCGTGGCCCACGACGTTGCGCGCGTGCGGTGCGTACGAGAGCTTCATCCGCGCGTACCGCGGCATCGAGGCCGACCGTCAGGCCGCGGAGTTCCTGCTGCTCGACCGCTGGTTCCCGCGATCGATCGTGTCGTCGCTGGCCGAGGCCGAGCGGGCGCTCGGCAACCTGGCGGCGTCCGGTCAGCGCTCGGGCTTCAGCGACGAGGCCCAGCGGCTGCTCGGCCGGGCTCGCACCGAGCTGGAGTACCGGCCCCTGGCCGACATCGTCTTCGACCTGCCGGTCGAGATGGAGCGGTTGCAGCGCAGCTGCGCCGCGGCGAGCGACGCCGTCTCGGCGCGCTACTTCGCCGAGTCCGAGGTCCACACCTGGCGCGGAGGGGTGATGATCTGA
- a CDS encoding transglutaminase family protein, which translates to MTYQLRIKHTTGYHYEKGAMASFNEARMTPMTTSEQYVLRSRLEISPAPWSYEYRDYWGTTVTSFEVHDPHADLTVVATSIVDTQEVPPKPQAIGWDDLTPDVQDEWCEYLALSSWVAPADELQQLLDPIRATAERPGDYALAVVELLHSRIAYVPGSTEVTTSAADAWAAQTGVCQDFAHLSLGALRSAGIPARYVSGYLHPSRDPVVGETVEGESHAWIEWWDGEWVAWDPTNAIAPGPRHVVVAKGRDYGDSPPLRGIFSTAGGSELFVGVEITRLR; encoded by the coding sequence ATGACGTACCAGCTGCGCATCAAGCACACGACGGGATACCACTACGAGAAGGGCGCGATGGCGTCGTTCAACGAGGCCCGCATGACGCCCATGACGACGTCCGAGCAGTACGTCCTGCGGTCGCGGCTCGAGATCTCGCCGGCACCGTGGTCGTACGAGTACCGCGACTACTGGGGCACGACGGTCACGTCGTTCGAGGTGCACGACCCGCATGCCGACCTCACGGTCGTGGCGACCTCGATCGTCGACACGCAGGAGGTGCCGCCCAAGCCGCAGGCCATCGGGTGGGACGACCTGACGCCCGACGTGCAGGACGAGTGGTGCGAGTACCTCGCGCTGTCCAGCTGGGTGGCACCCGCCGACGAGCTCCAGCAGCTGCTCGACCCGATCCGCGCGACGGCCGAGCGTCCCGGCGACTACGCCCTCGCGGTCGTCGAGCTGCTGCACTCCCGCATCGCGTACGTGCCCGGCAGCACCGAGGTGACGACCTCTGCGGCCGACGCCTGGGCGGCCCAGACCGGTGTCTGCCAGGACTTCGCGCATCTCAGCCTGGGCGCGCTGCGGTCAGCAGGCATCCCCGCGCGCTACGTCTCCGGCTACCTCCACCCGTCGCGCGACCCCGTCGTCGGCGAGACCGTCGAGGGCGAGTCGCACGCCTGGATCGAGTGGTGGGACGGCGAGTGGGTGGCCTGGGATCCGACCAATGCGATCGCCCCCGGACCCCGCCACGTCGTGGTCGCCAAGGGACGCGACTACGGTGACAGCCCGCCCCTGCGCGGCATCTTCTCGACCGCGGGCGGCTCCGAGCTGTTCGTCGGGGTCGAGATCACCCGCCTGCGCTAG
- a CDS encoding PadR family transcriptional regulator: MTRRGAALEVAVLGLLHDAPMHGYELRKQVNALLGWGRILSYGTLYPALKALGRAGFIVADETVDPAGRSKRPRIVYELTAEGKEHFAQALEDSGPSTWDDETFGVRFAFFSRTDAASRVRILEGRRSRLEERLDNVRKSGQRKRDRVDSYTLELQRHGLESVEREVRWLTELIDRERAGGYPDVEPSHDQTTDQQAPTNTTEK, translated from the coding sequence ATGACACGACGCGGCGCGGCACTCGAGGTGGCAGTCCTCGGCCTGCTCCACGACGCCCCCATGCACGGCTACGAGCTGCGCAAGCAGGTCAACGCCCTGCTGGGCTGGGGACGCATCCTGTCGTACGGCACGCTCTACCCCGCGCTCAAGGCACTGGGCCGCGCCGGCTTCATCGTGGCCGACGAGACCGTCGACCCCGCCGGACGCAGCAAGCGGCCCCGCATCGTCTACGAGCTCACCGCCGAGGGCAAGGAGCACTTCGCCCAGGCCCTCGAGGACTCCGGTCCGTCGACGTGGGACGACGAGACGTTCGGCGTCCGCTTCGCCTTCTTCTCCCGCACCGACGCCGCCTCGCGGGTCCGCATCCTCGAGGGGCGTCGCAGCCGGCTCGAGGAACGGCTCGACAACGTCCGCAAGTCCGGTCAGCGCAAGCGCGACCGGGTCGACTCCTACACGCTCGAGCTGCAACGGCACGGGCTGGAGTCGGTCGAGCGCGAGGTCCGGTGGCTCACCGAGCTCATCGACCGCGAGCGCGCCGGCGGATACCCCGACGTCGAGCCGTCGCACGACCAGACCACCGACCAGCAAGCACCGACCAACACCACCGAGAAGTGA